GGTTTTTGATCTTTCAGCTGACAATCAATATTGCTGCCGCATTACTGACATTTATCGCTCCACTTCTGGGATATGCTCCACCATTTACAATTATCCAGTTGCTCTGGATTAACATCGTTATGGATTCCCTTGCTGCTCTTGCTCTCTGTTCAGAAGCTCCTCATCCGGCACTCATGAACCGGCATCCAATCCCAAGATCGGCATCAGTAATTACCCCATATATGACACAATCAATTCTGATTACTGCTGGAATTTATATCATCGCAGGAATAGCAGCACTATTTTTTGGACTCCCCTTCATGAATACTCCAGAGGAACAGGCATCTGCTTTCTTTGCAGGGTTTGTAATCGCTCAGGTATGGAACGGAATAAACTGTAGGGGAATTAACGGAGTTATGCCTCCACTTTTCAAAGGGAATCCGGTATTTTTCGGTGTAATGGGATTAATTGTTGTCATCCAGATCCTCATTATCCAGTTCGGTGGATCCATTTTTGGAACAGTTCCGCTCTCACTATTTCAGTGGATAGTTATCGGATGTGGAACACTGCCAGTTCTCCTTATCTGGCCTGTGCTTCGCTTTTTGAACTGCATATTCAATCAGGAAAGGGCCTGTACCTGATTCATTCAGGTTTGAATTAAGAAGGTTTTTTTCCGGTTTCATGGAGGGAATGATCTGAACCATTTTTCAGACATTCATTTGATTTGTTTAAAAAAACTCCGGGTAATAGATTCCCGTTCTTTGTTACAGTGATAATAAGAGGGATTTCTCCCATGTGTGGTATCCAATCAGGCTGATGTACGGCAATCGAACTCCTCGTAGATCATATCTCTTCTCGGTTTCACCTCCTGCGTCCGGGTATCACAGACGTGTATACGTATATTCATCTTTCGAGGGGTATTACATCAATCCTCATTTCATCAGGATTTAAACCGAAATCCAAAATTCCAGAATAAAATGATCTGACTTTCATTACTCACACCTGTTCGATGCAGATCTTTTTCAGTGTATTATGGTAATTGGACTATTTCATAATGCAAAGATCTGAATTATCGAGCACATAAACAAGGATCTGAAATATCTAGTTCAACATAGGAATCAAAAAGAAACTGCTATTCTGAAACAAAACCGGGAAATATGAGGAGAGATTGTACGGAAATTTCTCGCTGATGAGTAGCGATATAGTTAATAGTGCATCGCGAGATTCTCTTGTTTAAATCCTGTATCGTCTGTTAGGTTCACCTCCTGCACCGGGTAACCCGGTTTCATACACATAGATTCATATTTCGAATCGCATTACAAAGACCCTCACATTATACGGATATTTTATAATTTCCAAATTTATCTTTGCTAAACGAAAAATTCGCATATCCATTACGATCCTTAACCTGTGCCCTGCGAATATTCTTTACAAATAATTCTGAGGATTCAACAAAGTATCGTTGGCGCAATCAGTATAACTCGGGCAGAATAATTTCAAAGTTGCTTTTTTTTAAAACTGAACCGAGATGATCAACCTAAAATATATATGATCCCTTGAGTAAATTTAGATCAATCGAAATTAATCTGATGGCTTATGAAAAATATTACTGTTGAAAACTTATCACCCGGATCAACTGCAATTATAACTGGGATATCAGGAGATCCCATGATCAGACGTCGACTTATGGAAATGGGTGTTCTGCCTGGATCACCCCTGACTCTTATCCGCTGGGCTCCGATGGGTGACCCGGCTGAATGCCAGATAAGAGGTTACAAACTCTCTATTCGAAGATCTGAGGCTGCATTGATAACGGTCTCTCAGGAAGGAGATGCATAACATTGGTCCCGTTAAGTCTGAAACAAGAAGGAGACCGGGTCCAGGTTGAAAAAATTTTAGGAACAGGGTACCTTGCAAGTACTCTCAGTCAGCTTGGCATTATTGTCGGCGAGGAACTCATAGTTGTTCAGAAAGTGAATGAATCAGTGATTATCAGAATACGTGGAAGCAGATATGCCCTTGGAACCGGGGCAGCGTGCATGGTTATGGTAAACCCATTACCAGGAGCAGCATGACAGAAATTCGCATTCTTCTAACTGGAAATCCCAATGTTGGAAAAACAACCCTGTTTAATTCACTCTGTGGAGTGTATCAGCACACGGGAAATTATCCAGGA
The Methanospirillum lacunae genome window above contains:
- a CDS encoding FeoA family protein, which gives rise to MKNITVENLSPGSTAIITGISGDPMIRRRLMEMGVLPGSPLTLIRWAPMGDPAECQIRGYKLSIRRSEAALITVSQEGDA
- a CDS encoding FeoA family protein, with protein sequence MVPLSLKQEGDRVQVEKILGTGYLASTLSQLGIIVGEELIVVQKVNESVIIRIRGSRYALGTGAACMVMVNPLPGAA